In a genomic window of Actinomycetes bacterium:
- a CDS encoding CBS domain-containing protein has product MSGASKVFIARLAGVRVFDPNGDQVGRTRDVVVSFGAPRTPPRVNGLVVEVPMRRRIFLPMTRVTAVDVGQVITTGVVNMRRFERRAAEALVLGDLLDRQVQLVESGETVTVLDVAMEQTRTRDWVLSQVHVRKGVSGGFRRRAETVTVEWSEVSGLGASEEHQGAANLLATFDKLRPADLAGVLHELSPKRRAEVAAALDDEKLADVLEELPEDDQVEILGFLAQERAADVLEAMGPDDAADLLGELPPDQAEQLLELMEPDEAEDVRRLLTYDEYTAGGMMTPEPVVLPPDATVAEALARMRNPDLTPALAAQVYVCRPPLDTPTGRFIGVGHFQRLLREPPYTLVAGVCDTDLEPLRPDDTLPQVTTYLATYNIVAAPVVDEDDHLLGVVTIDDVLDHLLPDDWRRSEEDEDDDGPVRGEDARHGA; this is encoded by the coding sequence GTGAGCGGAGCGTCGAAGGTCTTCATCGCTCGGCTCGCCGGTGTTCGCGTGTTCGACCCGAACGGCGACCAAGTCGGCCGGACCCGTGACGTCGTCGTGAGCTTCGGAGCTCCTCGCACGCCGCCGCGGGTCAACGGCCTGGTCGTCGAGGTACCCATGCGGCGACGCATCTTCCTGCCCATGACACGGGTCACCGCCGTCGACGTCGGCCAGGTCATCACGACGGGCGTCGTGAACATGCGCCGTTTCGAGCGCCGGGCCGCCGAGGCCCTGGTGCTCGGTGACCTGCTCGACCGGCAGGTCCAGCTCGTGGAGTCCGGCGAGACCGTGACCGTCCTCGACGTGGCCATGGAGCAGACCCGCACGCGCGACTGGGTGCTGAGCCAGGTGCACGTGCGCAAGGGCGTCTCGGGCGGGTTCCGACGTCGAGCCGAGACCGTGACCGTCGAGTGGTCGGAGGTGAGCGGGCTCGGGGCGAGCGAGGAGCACCAGGGCGCCGCGAACCTGCTGGCCACCTTCGACAAGCTGCGGCCGGCCGACCTCGCGGGGGTGCTGCACGAGCTGTCGCCCAAGCGGCGGGCGGAGGTGGCCGCCGCCCTCGACGACGAGAAGCTCGCCGACGTCCTCGAGGAGCTACCCGAGGACGACCAGGTCGAGATCCTCGGCTTCCTCGCCCAGGAGCGCGCCGCCGACGTCCTCGAGGCGATGGGGCCTGACGATGCGGCCGACCTGCTCGGCGAGCTGCCCCCCGATCAGGCCGAGCAGCTGCTGGAGCTGATGGAGCCCGACGAGGCGGAGGACGTCCGCCGGCTGCTGACCTACGACGAGTACACGGCCGGCGGCATGATGACCCCGGAGCCCGTGGTGCTGCCCCCGGACGCGACGGTCGCCGAGGCGCTGGCCAGGATGCGCAACCCGGACCTGACACCGGCGCTGGCGGCGCAGGTGTACGTCTGCCGCCCGCCGCTCGACACCCCGACCGGTCGCTTCATCGGGGTCGGGCACTTCCAGCGGTTGCTGCGCGAACCGCCGTACACCCTCGTCGCGGGCGTCTGCGACACCGACCTGGAACCGTTGCGCCCGGACGACACGCTGCCTCAGGTCACGACCTACCTCGCCACCTACAACATCGTCGCGGCACCGGTGGTCGACGAGGACGACCATCTCCTGGGCGTGGTCACGATCGACGACGTGCTCGACCACCTGCTCCCCGACGACTGGCGCCGCTCGGAGGAGGACGAGGACGACGACGGGCCGGTCCGAGGTGAGGACGCCCGGCATGGCGCGTAG
- a CDS encoding DUF1003 domain-containing protein produces the protein MARSSERASARLDTPRGVRRRPRLSYDPESFGRISESIARTFGTATYLVIQTVVVIAWITYNVWAVHADRFDPYPFILLNLAFSTQAAYAAPLILLAQNRQADRDRVQYEQDREQDERNVADTEYLTREVAALRIALGEVATRDFVRSELRDLLDELLEREPGSREQDRPHP, from the coding sequence ATGGCGCGTAGTTCCGAGCGCGCGAGCGCACGGCTGGACACCCCGCGCGGGGTTCGGCGCCGGCCGCGGCTGTCCTACGACCCCGAGTCCTTCGGCCGCATCTCCGAGTCCATCGCCCGGACCTTCGGGACGGCCACCTACCTCGTGATCCAGACCGTGGTGGTCATCGCCTGGATCACCTACAACGTCTGGGCGGTCCACGCCGACCGCTTCGACCCGTACCCGTTCATCCTGCTCAACCTGGCGTTCTCGACGCAGGCGGCGTACGCCGCCCCGCTCATCCTGCTGGCCCAGAACCGGCAGGCCGACCGCGACCGCGTGCAGTACGAGCAGGACCGCGAGCAGGACGAGCGCAACGTGGCGGACACTGAGTACCTCACCCGCGAGGTGGCGGCGCTGCGGATCGCGCTGGGCGAGGTCGCGACGCGAGACTTCGTCCGTTCGGAGTTACGCGACCTGCTCGACGAGCTGCTCGAGCGGGAGCCCGGGTCGCGCGAGCAGGACCGGCCACACCCGTGA
- a CDS encoding ATPase, T2SS/T4P/T4SS family, which translates to MSLEPAEPRPAHAGAGYEHALHSAAVPRFVDPEERRRLGAVLVGRGRLTPSQLQEALDAQAGAPAGRRRLGQVLVDLGMVTELEVAGAVADLMGLPLVDLSDVRPEPDLVRVLPRAFAVAHRVAVIDRRADRLVVALADPLNVVVLDDVRLIAGVKELDIRVATESQVVDLISRMYAGRVGIGAVDAVLEQLEQPRAPESSSAAAVVDIEAAPVVRLVNAILTGALDARASDVHIEPHPSGLRVRYRVDGMLRDVMEVPPGAAPTVLGRLKIMAGLDIAERRVPQDGRTNIVLDGRQLDARVSTLPSIHGEKVVLRLLDNGAALPTLDHLGMLPLEEALVRRTLGSSQGLVLITGPTGSGKTSTLYAALRETLTAERNVVTLEDPVEVQLPGITQVQVNERTGMTFARGLRAVLRQDPDVVLVGEVRDAETAELALRASLTGHLLLTTLHTNDSVSAITRLVDMGAEPFLVASSLSLVIAQRLVRRPCPSCSRPSDPDPETLAALGLDASALVGGHFVRGGGCAECGETGYRGRVGVFEVLQVTPHVRAALLSDPTESSLAAASTGRTTLRSAALALARSGGTTLREVLRATELSDANHLACVTCGRGLDPAMLACPWCATPVHHSRCSGCGRRRDNGWVICPWCAGP; encoded by the coding sequence GTGAGCCTCGAGCCCGCCGAGCCGCGACCCGCGCACGCTGGGGCCGGCTACGAGCACGCCCTGCACTCGGCGGCCGTTCCTCGCTTCGTCGACCCGGAGGAGCGCCGACGCCTCGGAGCCGTGCTCGTCGGACGTGGTCGCCTGACCCCGTCGCAGCTGCAGGAGGCGCTGGACGCGCAGGCCGGGGCACCGGCGGGACGTCGTCGCCTCGGGCAGGTCCTCGTCGACCTGGGCATGGTCACCGAGCTGGAGGTCGCCGGTGCGGTGGCCGACCTCATGGGTCTTCCACTCGTCGACCTCTCTGACGTGCGCCCGGAACCGGACCTCGTCCGGGTCCTTCCCCGGGCCTTCGCCGTGGCGCATCGGGTGGCGGTGATCGACCGACGTGCCGACCGCCTCGTGGTGGCCCTCGCCGACCCCCTCAACGTCGTCGTGCTGGACGACGTACGCCTCATCGCCGGCGTGAAGGAGCTCGACATCCGGGTCGCGACGGAGAGCCAGGTCGTCGACCTGATCAGCCGCATGTACGCGGGCCGCGTCGGGATCGGAGCGGTGGACGCGGTGCTCGAGCAGCTCGAGCAGCCGCGCGCGCCGGAGTCGTCGTCGGCCGCGGCCGTGGTCGACATCGAGGCCGCGCCCGTGGTCCGGCTGGTCAACGCGATCCTGACCGGTGCGCTCGACGCGCGCGCGAGCGACGTCCACATCGAGCCGCACCCGTCCGGGCTGCGGGTGCGCTACCGCGTCGACGGGATGCTGCGGGACGTGATGGAGGTCCCTCCCGGCGCCGCCCCGACGGTGCTGGGTCGGTTGAAGATCATGGCCGGTCTCGACATCGCGGAGCGTCGGGTACCGCAGGACGGTCGCACGAACATCGTCCTCGACGGACGTCAGCTGGACGCGCGGGTGAGCACGCTGCCGTCGATCCACGGCGAGAAGGTCGTACTCCGCCTCCTGGACAACGGTGCCGCCCTGCCGACCCTGGACCACCTCGGGATGCTGCCCTTGGAGGAGGCGCTGGTCCGCCGCACCCTCGGCTCCTCCCAGGGCCTCGTGCTCATCACCGGCCCCACCGGCTCCGGCAAGACCTCCACGCTGTACGCCGCCCTCCGCGAGACCCTCACCGCGGAGCGCAACGTGGTGACCCTCGAGGACCCGGTCGAGGTCCAGCTGCCGGGGATCACCCAGGTCCAGGTCAACGAGCGCACCGGGATGACCTTCGCCCGTGGCCTGCGCGCCGTCCTGCGGCAGGACCCCGACGTGGTGCTCGTCGGCGAGGTTCGGGACGCGGAGACCGCGGAGCTGGCGCTACGCGCCTCGCTGACCGGTCACCTCCTGCTGACGACCCTGCACACCAACGACTCGGTGTCGGCGATCACCCGGCTCGTGGACATGGGCGCCGAGCCGTTCCTCGTGGCCTCATCGCTCTCCCTCGTCATCGCCCAGCGCCTGGTACGTCGCCCGTGCCCGTCGTGCTCCCGACCCAGCGACCCCGACCCGGAGACCCTCGCGGCGCTCGGCCTGGACGCCAGCGCCCTCGTCGGTGGCCACTTCGTGCGGGGCGGCGGCTGCGCCGAGTGCGGCGAGACCGGCTACCGCGGGCGGGTCGGCGTCTTCGAGGTCCTGCAGGTCACGCCGCACGTACGGGCGGCGCTCCTGTCGGACCCGACCGAGTCCTCGCTCGCGGCGGCGTCCACCGGGCGTACGACGCTTCGCAGCGCCGCGCTGGCCCTGGCCCGCTCCGGCGGCACCACCCTGCGCGAGGTGCTGCGGGCGACCGAGCTGAGTGACGCCAACCACCTGGCCTGCGTCACCTGCGGCCGCGGCCTCGACCCGGCCATGCTGGCATGCCCGTGGTGTGCCACCCCTGTGCACCACTCGCGCTGCTCGGGGTGCGGCCGCCGACGGGACAACGGTTGGGTGATCTGCCCCTGGTGCGCGGGACCCTGA